One Solibacillus sp. R5-41 DNA segment encodes these proteins:
- a CDS encoding proline/glycine betaine ABC transporter permease, producing the protein MSNFLNQIPELPVGDVVENVMDWFTDTFSSVFKFIQTDGTALMDTVTNLLISIPPILFILLIAILAFFATGKKFGLSLFSIIGLLFIYNQQLWEQLMNTFTLVLFASVVAIIIGIPLGILMSKSKLADNIIKPILDFMQTMPGFVYLIPAVAFFGIGVVPGVFASVIFALPPTVRFTNLGIRQVSKELVEAADSYGSTSFQKLLKVELPIAKSTIMAGINQTVLLSLSMVVIASMIGAPGLGREVLSALQRAQVGNGFVAGISLVIFAIIVDRLTQSFNKKSM; encoded by the coding sequence ATGAGTAACTTTCTAAATCAAATACCAGAATTACCTGTTGGGGATGTAGTAGAAAACGTAATGGATTGGTTCACCGATACATTTTCAAGTGTATTTAAGTTTATTCAAACTGACGGAACAGCGTTAATGGATACCGTCACTAATTTACTCATCTCAATCCCTCCTATTCTATTCATATTACTCATAGCGATTCTCGCATTTTTCGCTACTGGGAAGAAATTTGGCCTATCACTCTTTTCAATAATTGGCTTACTGTTCATTTATAATCAGCAACTTTGGGAGCAATTAATGAACACATTTACTCTCGTATTATTTGCAAGTGTCGTTGCTATTATTATAGGGATTCCTTTAGGTATTTTAATGTCAAAGAGCAAGTTGGCAGATAATATTATTAAGCCTATTCTTGATTTTATGCAAACAATGCCTGGCTTCGTTTATTTAATACCTGCTGTTGCATTCTTTGGTATCGGTGTTGTACCAGGTGTATTTGCATCAGTCATATTCGCCCTCCCCCCTACTGTTCGCTTTACGAATTTAGGGATTCGCCAAGTTTCAAAAGAACTGGTAGAGGCAGCTGATTCATACGGTAGTACTAGTTTTCAAAAATTACTAAAAGTAGAACTTCCGATCGCCAAGTCAACGATAATGGCCGGGATTAACCAAACGGTATTGCTTTCTTTATCAATGGTCGTTATAGCTTCGATGATTGGGGCACCTGGATTAGGACGAGAAGTTTTATCTGCTTTACAACGTGCTCAGGTCGGAAACGGCTTTGTTGCTGGGATTAGCTTAGTTATCTTTGCAATAATCGTCGATCGATTAACGCAAAGTTTCAATAAAAAATCAATGTAA
- a CDS encoding glycine betaine ABC transporter substrate-binding protein yields the protein MKKHKILLGAMTISASILLSACGGGSSSEKEDSLGKINLAYVEWDTEVASTHVVGQVLEEIGYDVSLTPLDNAIMWEAVSKGEADAMVAGWLPATHGAQLEKYGDNLIDLGENLSGAKIGLVVPSYMDVNSIADLDAEAGSTITGIEPGAGIMIASEKALEAYPNLKSWSLLPSSSGAMTVALSQAITNNEEIIVTGWSPHWKFASYDLKYLEDPEGIFGGEETIHTFARKGLEETSPEAYKVLDAFHWTAEDMEEVMLEINDGKKPKDAAADWIKENQETVDKWKADVK from the coding sequence ATGAAAAAACACAAAATTCTTTTAGGCGCCATGACAATTAGTGCGAGTATTTTACTTTCTGCTTGTGGAGGCGGTTCATCTTCAGAAAAAGAAGACTCGCTTGGGAAAATCAATCTTGCCTATGTGGAATGGGATACTGAAGTCGCTTCAACCCATGTAGTAGGTCAAGTATTAGAAGAAATTGGCTATGACGTATCATTAACACCACTAGACAATGCGATCATGTGGGAGGCCGTTTCAAAAGGTGAAGCAGATGCGATGGTTGCTGGCTGGTTACCTGCTACCCACGGCGCGCAGTTAGAAAAATATGGAGATAATTTAATTGATTTAGGTGAAAATTTATCCGGTGCAAAAATTGGCTTGGTTGTTCCTAGCTATATGGACGTCAATTCCATTGCAGACTTGGATGCGGAAGCAGGATCTACGATTACTGGAATTGAACCCGGTGCTGGTATTATGATAGCTTCTGAAAAAGCACTTGAAGCCTATCCAAATTTAAAATCATGGTCATTACTTCCTTCTTCATCAGGGGCAATGACGGTTGCTTTGAGTCAAGCAATTACTAATAATGAAGAAATTATTGTAACAGGTTGGTCTCCTCACTGGAAGTTTGCATCGTATGATTTAAAATATTTAGAAGATCCAGAAGGTATTTTTGGGGGCGAGGAAACAATTCATACATTTGCCCGTAAAGGTCTAGAAGAAACTTCACCTGAAGCGTATAAAGTACTCGATGCGTTCCACTGGACAGCTGAAGATATGGAAGAAGTCATGTTAGAAATAAATGACGGTAAAAAGCCAAAAGATGCGGCTGCAGACTGGATTAAAGAAAATCAAGAAACCGTTGATAAATGGAAGGCAGATGTAAAATAA
- a CDS encoding lytic transglycosylase domain-containing protein, protein MAAKKKKKPFISPKVKLFLIVLLIPVALTLYVFSYFTWQQGRGFPFGDQFTEKSVYHQIQDQFDMSIPIEYIPIYVAAEEKYKVPWTLLAAHHRVETRFSTMKTLVSPVGAEGHLQFMPCTFVGWKHPSCKGLGKGEIPEKDKTNPAVIKKYGGYGIDANGDGIADPFDIEDAVYSAANFLAISGVNKGQYKKAIYQYNHSDAYVEDILKYYNQYKDYDDQLKQIALKD, encoded by the coding sequence ATGGCAGCTAAGAAAAAGAAAAAACCGTTCATCTCACCGAAAGTAAAGCTATTTTTAATCGTTCTATTAATCCCGGTCGCTTTGACGCTTTATGTATTTAGCTATTTTACATGGCAACAAGGTCGAGGGTTTCCGTTTGGTGACCAATTTACCGAAAAGTCCGTATATCACCAAATTCAGGACCAATTTGATATGTCTATTCCGATTGAATACATACCGATTTACGTCGCAGCAGAAGAAAAATATAAAGTACCGTGGACACTGCTCGCGGCTCATCACAGAGTTGAAACGCGTTTTTCAACGATGAAAACACTTGTGTCACCAGTTGGGGCAGAAGGACATTTACAGTTTATGCCGTGCACATTCGTTGGCTGGAAGCATCCGTCATGCAAAGGTCTCGGTAAAGGAGAAATACCAGAAAAGGACAAAACAAATCCTGCAGTTATCAAAAAGTATGGTGGCTATGGGATTGATGCCAATGGAGACGGGATTGCAGACCCATTCGATATTGAAGATGCAGTCTATAGCGCGGCGAACTTTTTAGCAATATCGGGTGTTAATAAAGGGCAATATAAAAAAGCGATTTACCAGTACAATCATAGTGATGCATACGTCGAGGATATATTAAAATACTATAATCAATACAAAGATTACGATGATCAGTTGAAGCAAATCGCATTAAAGGATTAA
- the mscL gene encoding large conductance mechanosensitive channel protein MscL produces the protein MWKDFKDFAMRGNVMDLAVAVVIGAAFGKIVDSLVKNIIMPLVGMLTGGIDLTKKWTYGSGDAQVALGVFVQSIIDFLIIAFAIFMVLRIIAKLNRKKEVAVVEAPAPQLDAKEELLKEIRDLLKKEQAE, from the coding sequence ATGTGGAAAGATTTTAAAGATTTTGCGATGCGTGGGAATGTTATGGACTTAGCTGTTGCAGTAGTTATTGGTGCTGCATTTGGTAAAATTGTCGACTCTTTAGTAAAAAATATAATTATGCCCCTAGTTGGTATGTTAACAGGCGGCATTGACCTTACTAAGAAATGGACATACGGCTCGGGTGATGCACAAGTGGCCTTAGGTGTATTTGTCCAATCGATTATCGATTTCTTAATTATCGCTTTTGCTATTTTCATGGTTTTACGAATTATTGCGAAGTTGAACCGTAAAAAAGAAGTAGCCGTTGTTGAAGCACCAGCACCTCAACTCGACGCAAAAGAAGAATTACTAAAAGAAATTCGCGATTTACTAAAGAAGGAACAAGCTGAATAA
- a CDS encoding HAD hydrolase-like protein has product MQNAIIFDMDGTLFKTHLILEGALEQTFDKLRAELLWEGETPLEKYKEIMGVPLAVVWETLCPHHSLVIRERSNEWFQQFLVLQINAGQGDLYEGVFDTLQQLSIDLPIYIASNGQPAYLQAIVTHYDLNRWVKKTYSIEQIASRDKSSLVQKIIEENNVAGGFVIGDRLSDFQAAKENGLQSIGVRFDFAQQQELETADFVVEQFTSILPIIKGKMPSIV; this is encoded by the coding sequence ATGCAAAACGCAATCATTTTTGATATGGACGGCACATTATTTAAAACGCATCTTATTTTAGAAGGGGCACTCGAGCAAACATTTGATAAATTACGTGCTGAATTGTTGTGGGAGGGCGAAACACCACTTGAAAAATATAAGGAAATAATGGGCGTGCCGTTAGCTGTCGTGTGGGAAACACTTTGTCCGCATCATTCACTTGTCATAAGGGAACGCAGTAATGAATGGTTCCAGCAGTTTTTAGTACTACAAATTAATGCCGGGCAAGGGGATTTGTATGAGGGTGTTTTTGACACGTTGCAACAACTCTCAATAGACTTGCCAATTTATATTGCAAGCAATGGGCAGCCGGCTTATTTACAAGCGATAGTGACGCATTATGATCTAAATCGTTGGGTCAAAAAAACATACAGCATTGAGCAAATTGCTTCACGTGATAAATCATCGCTCGTACAAAAAATCATCGAAGAAAATAATGTCGCAGGCGGTTTTGTCATTGGGGACCGGTTGTCGGATTTTCAAGCGGCGAAAGAGAATGGCTTGCAATCGATAGGGGTGCGTTTTGATTTCGCGCAGCAACAGGAATTAGAGACAGCAGATTTTGTCGTTGAACAATTTACTAGCATTCTTCCTATTATTAAAGGTAAGATGCCCTCAATTGTATAG